A window of the Halobacterium hubeiense genome harbors these coding sequences:
- a CDS encoding METTL5 family protein: MKRALERRLSAVEGFRDPSAALEQYPTPAALAAHLLHLADLHGDIAGRTVADLGTGTGMLALGAATREPERVLAVERDPAALAVARENEPRVEPPVGVDWLLGDATRPPLAEVDTVVMNPPFGAQRGSEHADRAFLAATAEVAGVSYSVHNAGSKSFVESFAADEGGEVTHAFAAEFDVERQFEFHTSEREALDVEVFRIEWAGYS, translated from the coding sequence ATGAAGCGCGCGCTCGAACGGCGCCTCTCGGCGGTCGAAGGGTTCCGCGACCCGAGCGCCGCGCTCGAACAGTACCCGACGCCCGCGGCCCTCGCCGCCCACCTCCTCCACCTCGCGGACCTCCACGGCGACATCGCCGGCCGCACCGTCGCGGACCTCGGCACCGGCACCGGGATGCTCGCGCTCGGCGCCGCCACCCGCGAGCCCGAGCGCGTCCTCGCGGTCGAGCGCGACCCGGCCGCGCTCGCTGTCGCCCGCGAGAACGAACCGCGCGTCGAACCACCGGTCGGCGTCGATTGGCTGCTCGGGGACGCGACGCGGCCGCCGCTGGCGGAGGTAGATACGGTCGTGATGAATCCGCCGTTCGGCGCGCAGCGCGGCAGCGAGCACGCCGACCGCGCGTTCCTCGCCGCGACCGCCGAAGTCGCGGGCGTCTCCTACTCCGTGCACAACGCCGGCAGCAAGTCGTTCGTGGAGTCGTTCGCCGCCGACGAGGGCGGCGAAGTCACGCACGCGTTCGCCGCCGAGTTCGACGTCGAACGGCAGTTCGAGTTCCACACCAGCGAGCGCGAAGCGCTGGACGTCGAAGTCTTCCGCATCGAGTGGGCGGGCTACTCGTAG
- the gatC gene encoding Asp-tRNA(Asn)/Glu-tRNA(Gln) amidotransferase subunit GatC, giving the protein MSDSVDADEVEHVADLARVDLDDEERAQFADQFGDILEHFEALEEVPEVEAEPDLVNVMRSDEVEESLSQEEALRNADDSEDGRFKGPKVS; this is encoded by the coding sequence ATGAGCGATTCTGTGGACGCCGACGAGGTCGAGCACGTCGCGGACCTCGCGCGCGTGGACCTCGACGACGAGGAGCGCGCGCAGTTCGCCGACCAGTTCGGCGACATCCTCGAACACTTCGAAGCGCTCGAAGAGGTGCCCGAAGTCGAGGCCGAACCCGACCTCGTGAACGTGATGCGCAGCGACGAGGTCGAGGAGAGCCTCAGTCAGGAGGAGGCCCTGCGGAACGCCGACGACAGCGAGGACGGGCGCTTCAAGGGCCCGAAGGTGTCGTGA
- a CDS encoding DUF7550 family protein codes for MTDDHAHDDSGRVTAPMQEFSTGQVGTGFLVLLVGLAVAYLVPAFL; via the coding sequence ATGACAGACGACCACGCTCACGACGACTCGGGCCGCGTCACCGCACCGATGCAGGAGTTCTCCACGGGACAGGTCGGCACCGGCTTCCTCGTTCTGCTGGTCGGCCTCGCGGTGGCGTACCTCGTGCCGGCGTTCCTCTAG
- a CDS encoding asparagine synthase C-terminal domain-containing protein, protein MDDALAATVRRALDESDPLPGTYGFAGELPDGRLVRDVLGRDRCYYDGDAWSRDPDDLADPTLLPAGHVREDGETRRAWRLPDPPASHDDPVRSVRGALDEALDVPSDDLAVAFSGGVDSALVAAELDAPLYVVGYEGCADIEAARESAAAMGRADDLRVHEVTLDDIEAAVPEVARAIGRTNAMDVQIALPLYLVAERVASDGFSRLALGQGADELFGGYAKVAAAPDDPRTDADTIRGARREVLETLPEQLERDTRAIRAAGVEPVTPLLHDDVVRAALELPEEWLVAGETRKRALREAARERLPDAVCAREKKAVQYGSLVAREVDRLARQAGFKRRMDDHVTKYVQSRVDDRRESTDSASGERSEPVSRLD, encoded by the coding sequence ATGGACGACGCGCTCGCCGCGACCGTCCGCCGCGCGCTCGACGAGAGCGACCCGCTCCCGGGCACGTACGGCTTCGCGGGCGAACTGCCGGACGGCCGGCTCGTCCGCGACGTGCTGGGGCGCGACCGCTGTTACTACGACGGCGACGCGTGGAGCCGCGACCCCGACGACCTCGCGGACCCGACGCTGCTGCCCGCGGGCCACGTCCGCGAGGACGGCGAGACGCGGCGCGCGTGGCGACTCCCGGACCCGCCCGCGAGCCACGACGACCCGGTGAGGAGCGTCCGGGGCGCGCTCGACGAGGCGCTCGACGTGCCGAGCGACGACCTCGCGGTGGCGTTCTCCGGCGGCGTGGACTCCGCGCTCGTCGCCGCGGAACTGGACGCGCCGCTGTACGTCGTCGGCTACGAGGGCTGCGCGGACATCGAAGCAGCCCGGGAGTCCGCGGCCGCGATGGGGCGCGCCGACGACCTGCGCGTCCACGAGGTGACGCTGGACGACATCGAGGCCGCGGTCCCCGAGGTGGCGCGCGCCATCGGCCGCACGAACGCGATGGACGTCCAGATTGCGCTCCCCCTCTACCTCGTCGCCGAGCGAGTCGCCAGCGACGGCTTCTCGCGGCTCGCGCTCGGGCAGGGCGCGGACGAACTGTTCGGCGGCTACGCGAAGGTCGCGGCCGCGCCCGACGACCCGCGGACGGACGCGGACACGATTCGGGGCGCGCGCCGCGAAGTCCTAGAGACGCTGCCCGAACAGCTAGAGCGGGACACGCGAGCGATTCGCGCGGCGGGCGTCGAGCCCGTGACGCCGCTGCTCCACGACGACGTGGTGCGCGCCGCGCTGGAACTCCCCGAGGAGTGGCTGGTCGCCGGGGAGACGCGGAAGCGCGCGCTCCGGGAGGCGGCCCGCGAGCGACTCCCGGACGCGGTCTGCGCCCGCGAGAAGAAGGCCGTCCAGTACGGCAGTCTCGTCGCGCGCGAGGTCGACCGGCTCGCCCGGCAGGCCGGATTCAAGCGCCGGATGGACGACCACGTCACGAAGTACGTCCAGAGCCGTGTGGACGACCGAAGGGAGTCCACAGACAGTGCGAGCGGGGAGCGGAGCGAACCCGTGAGCCGGCTGGACTGA
- a CDS encoding DNA-directed RNA polymerase subunit L — protein sequence MDLRVIEKGDAELTIEIAGEDHTFMNGLKGSLLETEGVAAASYDMNPEQSGGQTEPVLTIKTEDGTDPLDALQSAAERMGDELRDFADAFEAAA from the coding sequence ATGGACCTGCGGGTTATCGAGAAGGGAGACGCGGAACTCACTATCGAGATTGCCGGGGAGGACCACACGTTCATGAACGGGCTGAAGGGCTCGCTCCTCGAGACCGAGGGCGTCGCCGCGGCCTCGTACGACATGAACCCCGAGCAGTCCGGCGGGCAGACCGAGCCGGTGCTCACCATCAAGACCGAGGACGGCACCGACCCCCTCGACGCGCTGCAGTCGGCGGCCGAGCGGATGGGCGACGAGCTCCGCGACTTCGCGGACGCGTTCGAGGCGGCGGCTTAA
- a CDS encoding universal stress protein: MTYVVAFDDSPLSRAALGRAVAFSGATDESVVAVTAIPRDTETARERGWLGGSESFSVEQVAQNLTERVADADPGVEFAYRVVDKYAPRGRVSREVRELAVERDATVVFIGSDNAGRMVGGITSVGQNVSADDRYDVHIVRHVD; the protein is encoded by the coding sequence ATGACGTACGTCGTCGCGTTCGACGACTCGCCGCTCTCGCGGGCCGCGCTCGGCCGCGCGGTCGCGTTCTCGGGAGCGACCGACGAGTCTGTCGTCGCGGTCACCGCGATTCCCCGGGACACCGAGACGGCGCGCGAGCGCGGCTGGCTGGGGGGCAGCGAGTCGTTCAGCGTCGAACAGGTCGCACAGAATCTCACCGAGCGCGTGGCCGACGCTGACCCGGGCGTCGAGTTCGCGTATCGGGTGGTGGACAAGTACGCGCCCCGCGGCCGCGTGAGCCGCGAGGTCCGCGAACTCGCCGTCGAACGCGACGCGACCGTCGTGTTCATCGGCAGCGACAACGCCGGCCGGATGGTCGGGGGCATCACGTCGGTCGGACAGAACGTCTCCGCGGACGACCGCTACGACGTCCACATCGTCCGCCACGTGGACTGA
- a CDS encoding heavy-metal-associated domain-containing protein, whose protein sequence is MSNSRAEFTVSKDADGETIEDALHEREGVQLAAFDPETGLVEVRHGEALISTEEIESTVRELGYDVE, encoded by the coding sequence GTGTCGAATAGCCGCGCGGAGTTCACGGTGTCGAAGGACGCCGACGGCGAGACCATCGAGGACGCACTCCACGAGCGGGAGGGCGTCCAGTTGGCGGCGTTCGACCCGGAGACCGGGCTCGTGGAGGTCCGGCACGGCGAGGCGCTGATATCGACGGAGGAAATCGAGTCGACGGTCCGCGAACTGGGCTACGACGTGGAGTAG
- the purL gene encoding phosphoribosylformylglycinamidine synthase subunit PurL, translated as MPLADSDRRLVEAELGRDPTRAEAALFENLWSEHCAYRSSRPLLSAFTTDSDDVVVGPGDDAAVVSVPGTDQLVTFGVESHNHPSYVDPYDGAATGVGGIVRDTLSMGAYPVALADALYFGGFDRDHSRYLLDGVVEGISDYGNAIGVPTVTGSTQFHDGYEGNPLVNVACVGLVTEDRLVTAAANEPGNKLVLVGNATGRDGLGGASFASEDLAEDAETEDRPAVQVGDPYTEKLLVEANEALVDEDLVMAARDLGAAGLGGASSEMVAQGGLGARIDLGAVHQREPNMNALEILLAESQERMCYEVRPEDVERVREIAERFDLGCSVIGEVTDGNYVCEFEGETVVDAPAEFLADGAPMNDLEREEPSEPETDLPDVSVGKAFDAVLSSPNTASKRWVYRQYDHEVGNRTLRRPGEDAAALTLPAADALTLPAADGEVALAFSAGANPNWTDASPYRGAYATAVENATNLAAVGAEPLAAVDCLNGGNPEKPDVYGGFAAAVDGLADGCRAVDAPVVGGNVSLYNDSAAGPVPPTPTLAMLGVRQGYDAPGMATVGDGDLVLVGGHDETLGGSEYLAQFDGRAPFPDVADDGVAAVRAAATHDATLAVHDVSDGGLAVTLAEMVGEDAGVAVDVPSVGALFSEAPGRAVVETTDATALRDAVDAPVVDLGEATGDGALSVAVAGEVVDYGFEEIVDARRVLERELD; from the coding sequence ATGCCACTCGCCGACTCGGACCGACGCCTCGTCGAAGCAGAACTGGGACGGGACCCGACGCGGGCGGAGGCCGCGCTGTTCGAGAACCTCTGGAGCGAGCACTGCGCGTACCGCTCCTCCCGGCCGCTTTTGTCCGCGTTCACCACCGACAGCGACGACGTGGTCGTCGGGCCGGGCGACGACGCCGCCGTGGTGTCGGTCCCCGGCACGGACCAGCTCGTGACGTTCGGCGTCGAGAGCCACAACCACCCCTCCTACGTGGACCCCTACGATGGCGCCGCGACGGGCGTCGGCGGCATCGTCCGCGACACGCTCTCGATGGGCGCGTACCCCGTCGCGCTCGCGGACGCGCTGTACTTCGGCGGCTTCGACCGGGACCACTCTCGGTACCTCCTCGACGGCGTCGTGGAGGGCATCAGCGACTACGGGAACGCCATCGGCGTCCCTACCGTCACGGGGAGCACGCAGTTCCACGACGGCTACGAAGGGAACCCGCTCGTGAACGTCGCGTGCGTCGGCCTCGTCACCGAGGACCGGCTCGTGACGGCGGCCGCCAACGAGCCCGGGAACAAGCTCGTGCTCGTCGGGAACGCGACCGGCCGCGACGGCCTCGGCGGCGCGAGCTTCGCCAGCGAGGACCTCGCGGAGGACGCCGAGACGGAGGACCGGCCCGCGGTGCAGGTCGGCGACCCGTACACGGAGAAACTGCTCGTGGAGGCCAACGAGGCGCTCGTCGACGAGGACCTCGTGATGGCAGCCCGCGACCTCGGCGCGGCGGGGCTGGGCGGCGCGTCCTCTGAGATGGTCGCGCAGGGCGGCCTCGGCGCGCGCATCGACCTGGGGGCGGTCCACCAGCGCGAGCCGAATATGAACGCGCTCGAAATTCTGCTCGCGGAGTCCCAGGAGCGGATGTGCTACGAGGTCCGCCCCGAGGACGTCGAGCGCGTGCGGGAAATCGCGGAGCGCTTCGACCTCGGCTGCTCGGTCATCGGCGAAGTGACGGACGGGAACTACGTCTGTGAATTTGAAGGGGAAACAGTCGTCGATGCCCCCGCGGAGTTCCTCGCGGACGGCGCGCCGATGAACGACCTCGAACGCGAGGAGCCCAGCGAGCCGGAGACGGACCTGCCGGACGTCTCCGTTGGCAAGGCGTTCGACGCGGTGCTGTCGAGCCCGAACACTGCGAGCAAGCGCTGGGTGTACCGCCAGTACGACCACGAGGTCGGCAACCGGACGCTCCGGCGGCCCGGCGAGGACGCCGCCGCGCTGACGCTCCCGGCCGCCGACGCGCTGACGCTCCCGGCCGCCGACGGCGAGGTGGCGCTGGCGTTCTCCGCTGGCGCGAACCCGAACTGGACCGACGCGTCGCCGTACCGCGGCGCGTACGCGACCGCCGTGGAGAACGCGACGAACCTCGCGGCCGTCGGCGCGGAGCCGCTCGCGGCGGTGGACTGCCTGAACGGCGGCAATCCCGAGAAGCCCGACGTCTACGGCGGGTTCGCGGCGGCCGTGGACGGGCTCGCGGACGGCTGTCGCGCGGTGGACGCGCCGGTCGTCGGCGGGAACGTCAGCCTCTACAACGACTCCGCCGCGGGGCCGGTGCCGCCGACGCCGACGCTCGCGATGCTCGGCGTCCGGCAGGGCTACGACGCGCCCGGGATGGCCACCGTGGGCGACGGCGACCTCGTGCTCGTCGGCGGCCACGACGAGACGCTCGGCGGGAGCGAGTACCTCGCGCAGTTCGACGGGAGGGCGCCGTTCCCCGACGTGGCCGACGACGGCGTCGCGGCGGTCCGCGCGGCGGCGACCCACGACGCGACGCTCGCCGTCCACGACGTCAGCGACGGCGGGCTCGCGGTCACGCTCGCCGAGATGGTCGGCGAGGACGCGGGCGTCGCGGTAGACGTGCCGAGCGTCGGCGCGCTGTTCTCGGAGGCGCCGGGGCGCGCGGTCGTGGAGACCACGGACGCCACGGCGCTCCGCGACGCGGTGGACGCGCCGGTCGTCGACCTCGGCGAGGCGACCGGCGACGGCGCGCTGTCCGTCGCTGTGGCTGGCGAAGTCGTGGACTACGGCTTCGAAGAAATCGTGGACGCGCGCCGCGTCCTCGAACGCGAACTGGACTAG
- a CDS encoding rhomboid family intramembrane serine protease → MNVSPVVVVAATTLALLAVTAAVPRFRRFSSLARAAPVAVLVGIAAAAALGTLDAWTAAAYAAVVTFVATGIAVLSVGEGRAAVRRVRGRLLFGIPWGTLLVVAGVAAFYLVVQFGAAGSPLVVPFVSWSYFYPLGIVTSAFAHASLGHVTGNLVATVALAPLAEYAFSHYPTERGQSSFGSLRTNPHVRALVVFPGVVLAVGLLTGVFSWGATIGFSGVVYAFAGFALVRFPLATVLAVSVREVLSLLWTVVHDPITYASASSSFSTPWWAGVSVQGHMFGFLVGAVLAAALVVRRENRPSAARIWFGAVVLAASMSLWAVWWYGAADEYVLFRALGVLLVAALAIVLTAAVRADATTLVRDVSTRKVAFLVLLLPVVTMSMVAVPVNLTTVADADLPGDPVEVRGYEVTYAEDVTNERVAGVDLPYFSQATNVTASGVIVASPEREVWTEEVSASRLGFYGDQSVTVGGVGWKESVGVHRRGWVPAGASAVYNVYVTPPEGETRHVYSSGNATAAPVVAGRQVRVTSSSGGFDLDVLRNETVVDSTGIPGRNETADAGGLTFVRNGSRVFAEYGNTTVSIASPETYE, encoded by the coding sequence ATGAACGTCTCGCCGGTGGTCGTCGTCGCCGCGACCACGCTGGCCCTCCTCGCGGTGACCGCCGCGGTGCCGCGGTTCCGTCGGTTCTCGTCGCTCGCGCGCGCCGCGCCCGTCGCCGTGCTCGTCGGTATCGCCGCCGCGGCGGCGCTGGGAACGCTCGACGCCTGGACGGCCGCCGCGTACGCGGCCGTCGTCACCTTCGTCGCGACCGGCATCGCCGTGCTGTCGGTCGGCGAAGGCCGTGCCGCCGTCCGCCGCGTTCGCGGTCGGCTCCTGTTCGGGATTCCGTGGGGGACGCTTCTGGTCGTCGCCGGCGTCGCCGCGTTCTACCTGGTCGTGCAGTTCGGCGCCGCGGGCTCGCCGCTGGTCGTGCCGTTCGTCTCGTGGTCGTACTTCTACCCGCTGGGCATCGTCACGTCGGCGTTCGCGCACGCCAGCCTCGGCCACGTCACGGGGAACCTCGTCGCGACCGTCGCGCTCGCGCCGCTGGCGGAGTACGCGTTCTCCCACTACCCGACCGAGCGCGGCCAGTCCTCGTTCGGGTCGCTTCGCACGAACCCCCACGTCCGCGCGCTCGTCGTCTTCCCGGGGGTCGTCCTCGCGGTCGGCCTGCTGACCGGCGTGTTCTCGTGGGGCGCGACCATCGGCTTCTCCGGCGTCGTCTACGCGTTCGCCGGCTTCGCGCTCGTGCGCTTCCCGCTGGCGACCGTGCTCGCGGTGTCGGTCCGCGAGGTGCTGTCGCTGCTGTGGACGGTCGTCCACGACCCCATCACGTACGCCTCCGCGTCGTCGTCGTTCTCGACGCCGTGGTGGGCGGGCGTCTCCGTGCAGGGCCACATGTTCGGGTTCCTCGTCGGCGCCGTGCTCGCCGCCGCGCTCGTCGTCCGCCGCGAGAACCGGCCGTCGGCGGCCCGCATCTGGTTCGGCGCGGTCGTGCTCGCGGCGTCGATGTCGCTGTGGGCGGTGTGGTGGTACGGCGCCGCCGACGAGTACGTGCTGTTCCGCGCGCTCGGCGTGCTGCTGGTCGCCGCGCTCGCCATCGTCCTCACCGCGGCCGTGCGCGCCGACGCGACCACGCTGGTCCGCGACGTGTCCACGCGGAAGGTCGCGTTCCTCGTGTTGCTGTTGCCCGTCGTGACGATGTCGATGGTCGCCGTGCCGGTGAACCTCACCACCGTCGCGGACGCCGACCTCCCCGGCGACCCCGTGGAGGTCCGCGGCTACGAGGTGACTTACGCCGAGGACGTCACCAACGAGCGCGTCGCGGGCGTGGACCTCCCGTACTTCTCGCAGGCGACGAACGTCACCGCCAGCGGCGTCATCGTCGCCAGCCCCGAGCGCGAGGTCTGGACCGAGGAGGTGAGCGCGAGCAGACTCGGCTTCTACGGCGACCAGTCAGTCACGGTCGGCGGCGTCGGCTGGAAGGAGTCCGTCGGCGTCCACCGCCGCGGCTGGGTGCCCGCGGGCGCCAGCGCCGTCTACAACGTCTACGTCACGCCGCCCGAGGGCGAGACGCGCCACGTCTACAGCTCCGGGAACGCCACGGCCGCGCCCGTCGTCGCCGGCCGACAGGTGCGCGTGACGTCGTCGAGCGGCGGCTTCGACCTCGACGTGTTGCGCAACGAGACAGTCGTGGACTCGACGGGGATTCCCGGTCGGAACGAGACCGCGGACGCGGGCGGCCTGACGTTCGTGCGGAACGGCAGCCGGGTGTTCGCCGAGTACGGGAACACCACCGTCAGCATCGCCAGCCCGGAGACCTACGAGTAG
- the hisF gene encoding imidazole glycerol phosphate synthase subunit HisF: MLTKRVIPCVDVDLDDDGNAAVYTGVNFEDLEYTGDPVEMAKRYNEAGADEFVFLDITASAEGRATMLETVERVADEVFIPLTVGGGIREKADIKETLRAGADKVSINTGALERPELITEGAKAFGNQCIVISVDARRRYDEQGEHYEQVDGESCWFEATVKGGREGTGRDVVEWAREAEERGAGELFVNSIDADGTKDGYDLPLTGAVCDAVSTPVIASSGCGSPQDMVDAFDAGADAALAASIFHYGEYSIEETKQYLDDHGVPVRR; the protein is encoded by the coding sequence ATGCTGACCAAGCGCGTCATCCCGTGCGTCGACGTCGACTTAGACGACGACGGGAACGCCGCCGTCTACACGGGCGTGAACTTCGAGGACCTCGAGTACACGGGCGACCCCGTGGAGATGGCGAAACGGTACAACGAAGCGGGCGCCGACGAGTTCGTCTTCCTCGACATCACCGCGAGCGCGGAGGGCCGCGCGACGATGCTGGAGACCGTCGAGCGCGTCGCCGACGAGGTGTTCATCCCGCTGACCGTCGGCGGCGGCATCCGCGAGAAGGCCGACATCAAGGAGACGCTGCGCGCGGGCGCCGACAAGGTTTCCATCAACACGGGCGCGCTCGAACGCCCCGAGCTCATCACGGAGGGCGCGAAGGCGTTCGGCAACCAGTGCATCGTCATCAGCGTGGACGCGCGCCGGCGCTACGACGAACAGGGCGAGCACTACGAGCAGGTCGATGGCGAGTCCTGCTGGTTCGAGGCGACCGTGAAGGGCGGCCGCGAGGGGACCGGCCGCGACGTCGTCGAGTGGGCGCGCGAGGCGGAGGAGCGCGGCGCTGGCGAGCTGTTCGTGAACTCCATCGACGCCGACGGCACGAAGGACGGCTACGACCTGCCGCTGACGGGGGCGGTCTGCGACGCCGTCTCGACGCCAGTCATCGCCTCCTCGGGCTGCGGGTCGCCACAGGACATGGTGGACGCCTTCGACGCGGGCGCGGACGCCGCGCTCGCGGCCTCGATTTTTCACTACGGGGAGTACAGCATCGAGGAGACCAAGCAGTACCTCGACGACCACGGCGTCCCGGTCCGCCGCTGA
- a CDS encoding PHP domain-containing protein, translating into MLSVELHAHSELSYDGRDPVEMLLEQARAVGLDALAVTDHDEIDASLRAADLAEEYGLVGIPGMEVTSADGHVLAIGVEEAVPSGEPFVDTLDAIRDRGGIAIVPHPFQSSRSGVAPNVSTATLASADAIEVYNSRLLTGRANRKAERFARSHNRPMTAGSDAHIAEMVGQAVTRVGADERSLEAILDAIRDGRTSVEGKRTPWHISFRQAAGGAKRRVKNRLAEFF; encoded by the coding sequence GTGCTTTCCGTCGAACTCCACGCGCACTCCGAGCTCTCCTACGACGGCCGCGACCCCGTCGAGATGCTCTTAGAGCAGGCGCGGGCGGTGGGGCTCGACGCGCTCGCTGTCACCGACCACGACGAAATCGACGCGAGCCTGCGGGCCGCCGACCTCGCCGAGGAGTACGGGCTCGTCGGCATCCCGGGGATGGAGGTGACCAGCGCCGACGGCCACGTCCTCGCCATCGGCGTCGAGGAGGCGGTGCCGTCGGGCGAGCCGTTCGTGGACACGCTCGACGCGATTCGCGACCGCGGCGGCATCGCCATCGTCCCCCACCCGTTCCAGTCCTCGCGCAGCGGCGTCGCGCCGAACGTCTCCACGGCGACGCTCGCCTCCGCGGACGCCATCGAGGTGTACAACTCGCGGCTGCTCACGGGCCGCGCGAACCGCAAAGCCGAGCGGTTCGCGCGCAGCCACAACCGCCCGATGACCGCGGGCAGCGACGCCCACATCGCGGAGATGGTGGGGCAGGCGGTGACGCGCGTCGGCGCCGACGAGCGCTCGCTGGAGGCCATCCTCGACGCCATCCGCGACGGGCGGACGAGCGTCGAGGGCAAGCGCACGCCGTGGCACATCAGCTTCCGGCAGGCCGCCGGCGGTGCGAAGCGCCGCGTGAAGAACCGCCTCGCGGAGTTCTTCTGA
- a CDS encoding NUDIX hydrolase, giving the protein METTRHFTATVYVVNDGATALHEHDRLGLTIPPGGHVDRDELPHEAGKREVEEETSLEPTLLGEAPEVPAPDGFALPSPRYQLCYDINVHEDGTVGHQHIDHVYFATVPSRDIDPADGEAGPEAWAWYDPDDLRDSDLDADTVQIALEAIEAASEA; this is encoded by the coding sequence ATGGAGACGACCCGCCACTTCACGGCGACCGTCTACGTCGTCAACGACGGCGCCACCGCGCTCCACGAGCACGACCGCCTCGGCCTCACGATTCCGCCGGGCGGCCACGTGGACCGCGACGAACTCCCGCACGAAGCGGGCAAACGCGAAGTCGAGGAGGAGACCAGCTTGGAGCCGACGCTGCTCGGCGAGGCACCCGAGGTTCCCGCGCCCGACGGCTTCGCGCTGCCGTCGCCGCGCTACCAGCTCTGTTACGACATCAACGTCCACGAGGACGGCACGGTCGGCCACCAGCACATCGACCACGTCTACTTCGCGACCGTGCCCTCCCGAGACATCGACCCCGCGGACGGCGAAGCCGGCCCGGAGGCGTGGGCGTGGTACGACCCCGACGACCTCCGCGACAGCGACCTCGACGCCGACACCGTTCAAATCGCGCTGGAGGCCATCGAGGCCGCCAGCGAGGCGTAG
- a CDS encoding transcription initiation factor IIB, which produces MSDNTRTRETREDAESESEDEREDADADLQCPECGGRLTVDEERGETVCEDCGLVVEEDSIDRGPEWRAFGSEENDQKSRVGAPTTNLMHDKGLSTNIGWQDKDAYGNTLSGRQRQKMQRLRKWNERFRTRTSKERNLKQALGEIERMASALGLPKNVRETASVIYRRALDEDLLPGRSIEGVATSALYAAARQAGTPRSLDEVANVSRVERDEIARTYRYVARELGLEVAPTDPASYVPRFCSDLGLSDEVERRARDLLESAEDAGLYSGKSPVGLAAAAVYAASLLVDERITQSQVSDIANVSEVTIRNRYHEILEAGGETNVEA; this is translated from the coding sequence ATGAGTGACAACACGCGAACCCGCGAAACGCGCGAAGACGCCGAGAGCGAGAGCGAAGACGAGCGCGAAGACGCGGACGCCGACCTCCAGTGCCCGGAGTGCGGCGGTCGCCTCACCGTCGACGAGGAGCGCGGGGAGACCGTCTGCGAGGACTGCGGTCTCGTGGTCGAGGAGGACAGCATCGACCGCGGCCCCGAGTGGCGCGCGTTCGGCAGCGAGGAGAACGACCAGAAGAGCCGCGTCGGTGCCCCCACCACGAATCTGATGCACGACAAGGGGCTGTCGACGAACATCGGCTGGCAGGACAAGGACGCCTACGGCAACACCCTCTCCGGCCGGCAGCGACAGAAGATGCAGCGCCTCCGCAAGTGGAACGAGCGCTTCCGCACGCGAACCTCGAAGGAGCGCAATCTGAAGCAGGCGCTCGGCGAAATCGAGCGGATGGCCTCCGCGCTCGGCCTCCCGAAGAACGTCCGGGAGACTGCGTCCGTGATTTACCGCCGCGCGCTCGATGAGGACCTCCTCCCCGGCCGCTCCATCGAGGGCGTCGCCACCAGCGCGCTGTACGCGGCCGCCCGGCAGGCCGGCACCCCGCGGAGTCTCGACGAGGTGGCGAACGTCAGCCGCGTCGAGCGCGACGAAATCGCGCGCACCTACCGGTACGTCGCCCGCGAGCTCGGCCTCGAAGTCGCGCCGACCGACCCGGCCAGCTACGTCCCGCGGTTCTGCTCGGACCTCGGGCTCTCCGACGAGGTCGAGCGCCGCGCCCGCGACCTCCTAGAGAGCGCCGAGGACGCCGGCCTCTACTCCGGGAAGTCGCCGGTCGGCCTCGCGGCCGCCGCGGTGTACGCCGCCAGCCTCCTCGTGGACGAGCGCATCACGCAGAGCCAGGTCAGCGACATCGCGAACGTCAGCGAGGTCACCATCCGCAACCGCTACCACGAGATTCTGGAAGCCGGCGGCGAGACGAACGTCGAGGCGTGA